The following coding sequences lie in one Panicum virgatum strain AP13 chromosome 6N, P.virgatum_v5, whole genome shotgun sequence genomic window:
- the LOC120679649 gene encoding indole-2-monooxygenase-like, translating into MIMLCRRLPRHTASTEHPMPSSRRGLLLLLLAMVASLSTVVIRSRDSPFTTMEAYPPPIVALAALVGERLTAPRAWLLLLLPVPILVARYSFGAKRARKMRPQQADDRLPPSPPALPVLGHLHLVGSLPHVSLRNLARKHGHDLMLLRLGAMPVVIVSSPAAAQAVLRTHDHVFASRPHSLVAEIVLYGPSDVGFAPHGEYWRQARKLVTTHLLTVKKVQSLRHAREEEVSTVMAKIGEAAGAGAVVDVGDLLGSFTNDLACRGVMGKTSSRNEGLRKLFRQLVVDTSPLLGGFHVEEFFPFLARFGVLSRVVRAKSERLRRRWDELLDRLIDNHESKHEAMAAASDPKEEDDDFIHVLLSVRQEYGLTREHTKAILLDVFFGGIDTAATVLENTVIELMKEPRVMKKLQAEVRSIVPKGQEIVSEADLNGMAYLRAVIKESLRLRNVTPLLAPHFSMASCSVDGVVVPAGVRVLINVWAIGRDPRFWEDAEEFVPERFLNGGSAADVGFKGNDFQFLPFSAGRRQCPGMNFGIAAMEVMLANLVHRFDWEMPAGKETRDIDMSEEFGLVMHRKEKLLLVPKLRV; encoded by the exons ATGATCATGCTGTGTCGTCGTTTACCACGCCACACTGCCTCCACAGAACATCCCATGCCGTCgtctcgccgtggcctcctcctcctcctccttgccatGGTGGCGAGCCTCTCCACCGTCGTAATAAGATCCAGGGACAGCCCGTTCACGACCATGGAGGCATACCCGCCGCCGATTGTAGCGCTAGCTGCTCTCGTCGGAGAACGGCTGACGGCTCCACGAGCATGgttgctgctcctcctccctgtCCCCATCTTGGTCGCACGCTACTCGTTCGGTGCCAAGAGGGCCAGGAAGATGAGGCCGCAGCAAGCAGACGACCGCCTACCGCCATCGCCTCCGGCGCTGCCCGTCCTCGGGCACCTCCACCTCGTGGGCTCACTCCCGCACGTCTCCCTCCGTAACCTCGCCAGGAAGCACGGCCACGACCTCAtgctgctccgcctcggcgccaTGCCGGTCGTCATCgtgtcgtcgccggccgccgcgcaggcgGTGCTGCGCACGCACGACCACGTGTTCGCGTCCCGGCCGCACTCCCTGGTCGCCGAGATCGTCCTCTACGGCCCGTCCGACGTCGGCTTCGCGCCACACGGCGAGTACTGGCGCCAGGCGAGGAAGCTCGTCACCACGCACCTGCTCACCGTCAAGAAGGTGCAATCGCTACGCCACGCTCGCGAGGAAGAA GTGAGCACGGTGATGGCCAAGATcggcgaggcggccggcgccggcgccgtggtcGACGTGGGCGATCTGCTCGGCTCGTTCACGAACGACCTGGCCTGCCGCGGCGTTATGGGAAAGACATCATCCCGGAACGAGGGCCTGAGGAAGCTGTTCcggcagctcgtcgtcgacACGTCCCCGCTTCTGGGAGGCTTCCACGTCGAGGAGTTCTTCCCGTTCCTCGCTCGTTTCGGCGTGCTCAGTAGGGTGGTTCGCGCCAAGTCGGAGAGATTGAGGAGGAGGTGGGACGAGCTGCTGGACAGGCTGATCGATAACCATGAGAGCAAGCATGAGGCTATGGCGGCGGCGAGTGATCCGAAGGAAGAGGATGACGACTTCATACATGTCTTGCTCTCTGTTCGGCAGGAGTATGGCCTTACCAGAGAGCACACGAAAGCTATCCTGCTT GACGTGTTCTTCGGGGGAATAGACACAGCAGCTACGGTACTTGAGAACACCGTCATTGAGCTCATGAAGGAGCCACGCGTAATGAAGAAACTCCAGGCCGAGGTGAGGAGCATCGTGCCCAAGGGTCAAGAAATCGTCAGCGAGGCCGACCTGAACGGCATGGCCTACCTGAGAGCCGTCATAAAGGAGTCGCTCCGGCTGCGCAACGTGACGCCGCTCCTCGCGCCGCACTTCTCCATGGCAAGCTGCAGTGTCGACGGTGTGGTGGTCCCCGCAGGGGTGCGCGTTCTGATCAACGTCTGGGCCATCGGCAGGGACCCGCGCTTCTGGGaggacgcggaggagttcgtcCCCGAGAGGTTCCTCAACGGTGGCAGCGCGGCGGATGTCGGCTTCAAGGGGAACGACTTCCAGTTCCTGCCGTTCAGCGCCGGGCGCAGGCAGTGCCCCGGGATGAACTTCGGGATAGCCGCCATGGAGGTCATGCTGGCGAACCTCGTGCACCGCTTTGACTGGGAGATGCCGGCGGGGAAGGAGACGCGCGACATTGACATGTCCGAGGAGTTCGGGCTTGTGATGCACCGGAAGGAGAAGCTCCTCTTGGTTCCCAAACTACGTGTGTAG